Proteins found in one Zea mays cultivar B73 chromosome 1, Zm-B73-REFERENCE-NAM-5.0, whole genome shotgun sequence genomic segment:
- the LOC100501100 gene encoding NAC domain-containing protein 22, translated as MAVMAGAASMEVEQDLPGFRFHPTEEELLGFYLSRVVHGKQLHFDIIGSLNIYRYDPWDLPAMAKIGEREWYFFVPRDRKAGSGGRPNRTTERGFWKATGSDRAIRSSADAKRVIGLKKTLVFYQGRAPRGTKTDWVMNEYRLPDHSAAGRAAPPLPPKEDMVICKIYRKATPLKELEQRASAMEEMQRRIGGATATSLVQAAGSTGDDYLSSDDTYDTSFLQFPSSSSPAPSGDSYGAPAAAPREAKTEAADATTVTVASTSSSSSLLHAASVAGPAVRHGDLPTLQVPTHLGVADWTQMQDPFQLRSPWQDQLFFSPLAHLLY; from the exons ATGGCAGTGATGGCCGGGGCGGCGTCCATGGAGGTGGAGCAGGACCTCCCGGGCTTCCGGTTCCATCCCACCGAGGAGGAGCTCCTCGGCTTCTACCTCTCCCGCGTGGTCCACGGCAAGCAGCTCCACTTCGACATCATCGGCAGCCTCAACATCTACCGCTACGACCCCTGGGACCTTCCTG CGATGGCGAAGATTGGCGAGAGGGAGTGgtacttcttcgtgccgcgcgacCGCAAGGCCGGCagcggcgggcggccgaaccgcacGACGGAGCGCGGGTTCTGGAAGGCCACGGGGTCGGACAGGGCCATCCGGAGCTCCGCCGACGCCAAGCGGGTGATCGGGCTCAAGAAGACGCTCGTCTTCTACCAGGGGCGCGCCCCGCGCGGCACCAAGACGGACTGGGTCATGAACGAGTACCGCCTCCCCGACCACTCCGCCGCCGGCCGCGCCGCTCCGCCGCTGCCTCCCAAG GAGGACATGGTGATCTGCAAGATCTACAGGAAGGCCACGCCACTGAAGGAGCTCGAGCAGAGGGCCTCTGCCATGGAGGAGATGCAGAGGCGCATCGGCGGGGCCACAGCAACATCCCTGGTCCAGGCCGCCGGCTCCACCGGCGACGACTACCTGTCGTCGGACGACACCTACGACACAAGTTTCCTGCAGTTCCCGTCCTCGTCATCTCCCGCGCCGTCGGGCGACAGCTacggcgcgcccgcggccgcgccCAGGGAGGCCAAGACGGAGGCCGCGGACGCCACGACGGTCACGGTGGCGTcgacgtcgtcgtcgtcctccctGCTGCATGCCGCGAGCGTGGCCGGCCCGGCGGTGAGGCACGGTGACCTGCCCACCCTGCAGGTGCCAACGCACCTCGGAGTCGCCGACTGGACGCAGATGCAGGACCCGTTTCAGCTGCGCAGCCCGTGGCAGGACCAGCTCTTCTTCTCTCCCTTAGCCCACCTGCTATACTGA
- the LOC103644404 gene encoding translation initiation factor IF-2, translating to MERKGGCCLAPRYAATAAAQQAGAAWQMGRIMLKFRPIAPKPAAMAPAPTPTPVTGPAVSAGKGKRKAACGGGGRRGRKPKKAAKVAMVTAAPAATAAAQDVGDCRKHCDKEKSSSSPSSSSSGTSSVDSSPPPRPQQRQLATLPLMPETAADKTVACPAIPETRLH from the coding sequence ATGGAGAGGAAGGGAGGGTGCTGCCTCGCCCCGAGGTACGCCGCCACCGCGGCCGCGCAGCAGGCAGGCGCGGCCTGGCAGATGGGGAGGATCATGCTCAAGTTCCGCCCGATTGCTCCTAAgccggcggccatggcgcccgcgcCGACACCGACTCCGGTGACGGGACCGGCCGTGAGTGCCGGGAAAGGGAAGCGAAAGGCCGCGTGCGGAGGCGGCGGGAGGAGGGGCCGGAAGCCCAAGAAGGCGGCCAAAGTTGCGATGGTGACTGCAGCGCctgcggcgacggcggcggcgcaagATGTGGGCGACTGCCGGAAGCACTGCGACAAGGAGAAGTCGTCTTCGTCGCCGTCCTCGTCCTCGTCGGGGACGTCATCCGTGGACTCGTCGCCGCCACCCCGGCCGCAGCAGCGCCAGCTCGCAACGCTGCCGCTCATGCCCGAGACGGCGGCGGATAAGACCGTTGCTTGTCCAGCGATACCTGAGACGCGTCTCCAC